A window from Telopea speciosissima isolate NSW1024214 ecotype Mountain lineage chromosome 8, Tspe_v1, whole genome shotgun sequence encodes these proteins:
- the LOC122670588 gene encoding putative serine/threonine-protein kinase-like protein CCR3, translated as MTKIPLSVILAVFFVVFVVLPSVTDGLGSASTIAISYSSETVCGILASNSSQRIECYRGGQTFSIFPNVSFEVISGGRDYFCGLNSGGSVLLCWFTSFSGTSFEPKRVYHNSTFRLRDVSVGDDQVCAVVDETQFAKCWRGDGNGRFPSMKQRFLSISSGGGFSCGILSSSRRVRCWGTNSEIAMEIQNQFGNISMDSIVAGGSHVCGLNITGFLVCKGKNDSGQLEAPENSSREFYQLALGFNHSCAARLDGSVVCWGRGGEFSSNVTNGVSFQLIVAGSNFTCGLQSRTLLVICWGPGWSTNASSSGIYLPLPQIVPGPCTQNNCSCGQYPNASGFCAGSRIICQTCLQPQSSPPPLAALPSPSPPPPSPPPASPSPSSISRDRRLLIFMIVGSIGCFSGLCTIVYCLWIGIRCCRRKKVHNSVQPTITGSNANAGGNGSGDLFSLSRSSTIRRQSSRAMKRQRSGTSKHPDRAEEFSLAELTVATDNFSLENKIGAGSFGVVYKGKLADGREVAIKRGETGTKTKKFQEKESAFESEIAFLSRVHHKHLVRLVGFCEEREEKLLVYDYMKNGALYDHLHSKDNVEKKSSLLNSWKMRIKISLDAARGIEYLHNYAVPPIIHRDIKSSNILLDANWTARVSDFGLSLMGPESPTGQYMSMKAAGTVGYMDPEYYGLNVLTVKSDVYGFGVVLLEILTGKRAIFKAEGEGGGPTSVVEYAVPKIKAGELDSILDVRVGPPVHETEAVELVAYTAMHCVNMEGKERPTMTDIVANLERALYICEGNHGSISSASISIASD; from the coding sequence ATGACGAAAATCCCTCTTTCTGTGATCTTGGCCGTCTTCTTTGTTGTCTTCGTTGTCCTTCCTTCTGTAACCGATGGACTTGGTTCAGCCTCCACTATTGCCATTAGTTACAGCTCTGAAACTGTTTGCGGAATCCTCGCAAGCAATTCTTCTCAAAGAATCGAATGCTATAGAGGGGGTCAGACGTTTTCGATCTTTCCGAATGTATCTTTCGAAGTCATCTCCGGTGGTCGAGATTATTTCTGTGGATTGAATTCGGGTGGTTCTGTTTTGCTCTGTTGGTTCACCAGTTTTTCTGGTACCAGTTTTGAACCCAAAAGGGTTTATCATAATAGTACTTTTAGGTTGAGGGATGTATCGGTTGGAGATGATCAAGTCTGTGCTGTGGTAGATGAGACCCAGTTTGCAAAATGTTGGAGAGGAGATGGGAATGGGAGATTTCCATCGATGAAACAAAGGTTTCTGTCCATCTCGTCAGGTGGAGGATTTTCTTGTGGGATTCTGAGTAGCAGTAGAAGAGTTCGGTGTTGGGGTACCAACAGTGAAATCGCTATGGAGATTCAGAATCAGTTTGGGAATATCTCCATGGACAGCATAGTTGCTGGTGGATCTCATGTTTGTGGTTTGAATATTACTGGGTTTCTCGTCTGCAAAGGGAAGAACGATTCTGGCCAACTCGAAGCTCCTGAGAATTCGTCTAGAGAGTTCTATCAGCTCGCATTGGGGTTCAACCATAGCTGTGCCGCTCGATTGGATGGTTCAGTGGTTTGTTGgggaagaggaggagaattCTCCAGTAATGTTACAAATGGTGTTTCGTTCCAATTGATCGTCGCTGGTTCTAATTTCACTTGTGGATTGCAATCCAGAACTCTATTGGTGATTTGCTGGGGACCTGGTTGGTCTACAAACGCTAGTTCTTCAGGAATCTATCTTCCTCTGCCTCAGATTGTTCCTGGTCCTTGCACTCAAAATAACTGTAGTTGCGGTCAATATCCAAATGCTTCTGGATTTTGTGCTGGTTCAAGAATAATTTGTCAGACTTGTTTGCAACCACAATCGTCACCGCCACCTCTGGCGGCGTtaccatctccatctccacctcCTCCTTCGCCGCCGCCTGCATCACCATCGCCTTCATCAATTTCAAGAGATAGGCGTTTATTAATCTTTATGATTGTGGGATCAATTGGGTGTTTTTCTGGGCTCTGTACCATTGTTTACTGTTTGTGGATTGGAATACGTTGTTGCAGACGCAAGAAAGTACATAATTCTGTGCAGCCCACGATTACTGGAAGCAATGCTAATGCTGGGGGTAATGGAAGTGGCGATCTCTTCAGCCTATCAAGATCTTCCACCATTAGGCGCCAGAGCTCACGAGCAATGAAGCGCCAGAGGAGTGGGACATCGAAGCACCCCGACCGGGCGGAGGAGTTCAGCCTAGCAGAGCTAACTGTGGCCACCGACAACTTCTCTTTGGAGAACAAGATTGGGGCTGGAAGCTTTGGGGTTGTATATAAAGGCAAGCTTGCAGATGGGCGTGAAGTCGCCATTAAAAGGGGAGAAACAGGTACCAAGACCAAgaaatttcaagaaaaagaaagcgCATTTGAGTCTGAAATTGCATTCTTGTCTCGGGTTCACCATAAACATCTGGTCAGGCTAGTGGGTTTTTgcgaagagagggaagagaagcTTCTGGTATATGATTACATGAAAAATGGGGCACTCTATGATCATTTGCATTCCAAGGACAACGTTGAGAAGAAAAGCAGTTTATTAAATTCCTGGAAAATGAGGATAAAAATCTCATTAGACGCAGCAAGAGGAATCGAGTATCTTCACAACTATGCTGTTCCTCCTATAATTCACAGGGACATCAAATCTTCAAACATATTGCTTGATGCAAATTGGACAGCAAGAGTATCTGATTTTGGGTTGTCGTTAATGGGACCTGAATCTCCAACTGGGCAGTACATGTCAATGAAAGCAGCAGGAACAGTTGGGTACATGGATCCTGAGTATTATGGGCTAAATGTATTGACAGTGAAGAGTGATGTTTATGGTTTTGGAGTGGTTTTGCTTGAGATATTAACTGGGAAGAGAGCTATATTCAAGGcagaaggagagggaggaggaCCAACGAGTGTGGTGGAGTATGCTGTGCCCAAGATTAAGGCTGGAGAACTGGATTCAATTCTGGATGTGAGAGTTGGGCCACCGGTTCATGAAACAGAAGCGGTGGAGCTGGTTGCATATACTGCGATGCATTGCGTGAACATGGAAGGGAAGGAGAGGCCAACGATGACAGACATTGTTGCTAATTTGGAAAGAGCTTTGTATATCTGCGAAGGCAACCATGGTAGCATCTCTAGTGCTAGCATTTCTATCGCCTCTGACTAA